The Stenotrophomonas maltophilia sequence TCCTCGGCGAGAACGGCCAGCCGGTGGAATTCGACCAGCCGCTGTTCGTGATCGGCTGAGGGGCACGCCATGCTCGACAAAGTCGTCATCGCCAACCGAGGGGAAATCGCGCTGCGCATCCTGCGCGCGTGCCACACCCTCGGCATCCGCACGGTGGCCGTGCACTCCACGGTCGACCGCAACCTCAAGCACGTGGCCATGGCCGACGAGTCGGTCTGCATCGGCCCGGCGCCGTCGCCGCAGAGCTACCTCAACATTCCGGCGCTGATCGCCGCGGCTGAAGTCACCGACGCGCAGGCGATCCATCCGGGTTACGGCTTCCTGTCGGAGAACGCCGACTTCGCCGAACGCGTGGAAGAGTCCGGCTTCATCTTCATCGGCCCCAAGGCCGACACCATCCGCATGATGGGCGACAAGGTCGAAGCCATCCGCGCGATGAAGTCCGCTGGCGTGCCGTGCGTGCCCGGCTCGGGCGGCCCGCTGGGCGATGACATCGTCGCCAACACCAAGATCGCCCGTGAGATCGGCTACCCGGTCATCATCAAGGCGGCCGGTGGCGGTGGCGGTCGCGGCATGCGCGTGGTGCATGCCGAAGCCTCGTTGAAGACCTCGATCGAAACCACCAAGAGCGAGGCCAAGGCCGCGTTCGGCAATGGCGAGGTCTACATGGAGAAGTTCCTGGAGAACCCGCGCCACGTGGAAATCCAGGTGCTGGCCGACGGCCAGGGCAACGCCATCCACCTCGGCGAACGTGACTGCTCGATGCAGCGCCGCCACCAGAAGGTGGTGGAAGAAGCCCCGGCACCGGGCATCACCGCCGAACAGCGCGAACAGATCGGCAAGGTCTGCACCGAAGCCTGCGTGCGCATCGGCTACCGCGGCGCCGGCACCTTCGAGTTCCTGTACGAGGACGGCCGCTTCTACTTCATCGAGATGAACACCCGCATCCAGGTGGAGCATCCGGTCACCGAAATGGTCACCGGCATCGACCTGGTGGCCGAGCAGCTGAAGATCGCCGCCGGCCAGAAGCTGTCGATCAAGCAGAGCGACGTGGTGCTGACCGGCCACGCGATCGAGTGCCGCATCAACGCCGAAGACGCCGAGACCTTCGTGCCGAGCCCGGGCACCATCACCGGCTTCCATCCGCCGGGCGGCCCCGGCGTGCGCGTGGATACCCACATCTACAGTGGCTACCGCGTGCCGTCGAACTACGACTCGATGATCGGCAAGCTGATCGTGCACGGCCCGGACCGCGAAACCGCCATCGCCCGCATGCGGGTGGCGCTGAGCGAGATGGTGGTCGACGGCATCAAGACCAACATCGCCCTGCAGCAGCGGATCATGCGCGACAAGGGCTTCCAGGCCGGTGGCCAGAACATCCATTACCTGGAAAAGCGTCTTGCCGAGCGCAAGAACAAGCCGATCGCACTGACCTGATCGGCAGCAGGTGCTGGACATGAAAAGGGCGGGGATATCCCCGCCCTTTTCGCGTTCTTGCGGTAGCGCCGGGCCATGCCAGGCGGCTTTCCATTGCCACCATCCACCCGCCGGGCATGGCCCGGCGCTACCGGTGTGGCATCAGCGCTTGCCGCCCACTTCGGCCGGGATCTGCGAGTTCGCCAGCGGGCGAACACCATTGGGCGAGCTCGGGTCGACGATCACCATCGTCTCGGTGGACCCATCGGGCCACACCACCTGGAAGGTACTGCCTGCCGGCAACGAAGCAAACGGCATGCCGCTCTGCGCGCGATAGACCGCAGCGACCTGGCTGGCACCCACGCGGCGCACATCTTCCTGCGCCTTCACCGTGGTCAGTTCCACTTTTGACAGATGCCGGTAACGATCTTCATAGGTGTCGATCATCAACAGCCCGACCGCGCCGGCCGAATAGGCCACGAACAGCGCCACCCAGAACCAGAACTTGGCTCCATGCAGGAATCGACGGTAGTTCATTGCCCGCCCCTCTTTCCAACCAATCGCTTGATCCACTGCTTCATTTTCCCCGCACCTTGCCGCGAAACCGCAGCGTCATACACGAAATCCCGGAAATCCTGCGTCCCATCCTGCGAACAGATCCCTCCATTCGCACAAAAACTGTTGACCAGCACACTGTCGGCACCACACGGTAGACCGAGCTCGCAGGCCGCAACCCGCCATGCCAGTTCACTGAGCTGTTCTCCCGCCACCAGGCCAGTGAGCGCCTGGTCCCCCGCCGCGCGCACGCCCATGCCGGGTGCAATGGCCATGAAGGCCTCCGGATCGCGCGATGTGCGCACCCGCTCGACCAGGTCACGGCGGTACTCGGGGCTGTCATGCAGCGGTTCGCCTTCGGCAAACAGCGATGCTTCCGCTGCGAGGTTGCCCTGCGTGGCCGCCTTGCGACGCTCCGCCAGCACCAGCGCAGACCCCAGCCTGTCGCCCGGCACGAAGCCGCCACAGCGCTGCGCCACACGCTCGCGTGCCTGCACCATCGCCGGTGCAGCGGTCAGGCCCAGCCCGGCCAGCACATTGTTGTCCAACCGATAACCGCCCGGATCGATGGCGTACTGCGCGCAGTAGTCGTAGACCCGGCTGAGCATCCAGCGGGCTTCGTGGTTGCCTTCGTCGGCCTGCACGCGCAGGCGCTGCGCATAGGCGTACAGATCGGTCGCACCCTCGATGTCCGCGCGCAGGTCCAGCGGCAGGCCCGAAGGCAGCGCGTTGCCGCGCTCGAACGCCGCAAGGCGACGCGCCAGCGCTTCCGGCACGACCGGCAGGGGCGCGGCATCGCCCGCCGCAACCTGCGCCGTCGGCAGCTCGCCTGCGGCCACCGGTACCGATCCGGCATGGCCGCTGGCCCGATACCCGGCCACGCCCAGCACGGCCACCGCCGGCAGCACGAGCAACCAGGTTTTCAGGGGCGGAGCAAAGGCCATTGGCGGCAGTGAGCGTTCACGGCGCACAGGAAAGCACCAAGTTTAACAAGACCCGACACCCCTGTCTGAATCGGTTCCGTTCATCTCCGAGCCGCATCCCAGGCAATACGGAGACGCTCCGATGGTCTAGCATGGCCCCCTTTCCCGCGATTGCCCCCACCGCCATGCCGTTCCTGGAACTGACCCTGCGTTGCACCGAAGCTACCCAGCCCCGCTATGAGAATGCGCTGGAGGACGTCGGCGCACTGGCCGTCACGCTGCTTGATGCCGAGGCCGATACCAGCAACGAACAGGCCATCCTCGAGCCGGGCGTGGGTGAGACCCCGCTGTGGGACACCCTGGTGCCGAGCGCGCTGTTCCCGGCCGACAGCAATGCGCTGCTGCTGTTGGCCGCACTGGAGTCCTTCGACCCGGAGCTGGACTGGAGCAGCGGCAGCTTCCGCGCGGTCGAAGACGAAGACTGGGAACGCGCCTGGCTGGACCAGTTCCAGCCGATGGATTTCGGCAGCCGTACCTGGATCGTGCCGTGGAACCATGAACTGCCGGAGGCGGCACAGGCTGCCGACGCCGCCGTGGTGCGGCTGGACCCGGGCCTGGCGTTCGGCTCGGGCACCCATCCGACCACCGCGCTCTGCCTGCGCTGGCTGGACCAGCTGGCCGTGGACGGCCTGCTGCAGGGCCAGCGCGTGCTCGACTTCGGCTGCGGCTCCGGCATCCTCGCGCTTGCCGCGCTGAAGCTGGGCGCCGCTGAGGCCATCGGCGTGGACAACGATCCGCAGGCGCTGGTCGCCACCGCCGACAATGCCGAGCGCAACGGCGAGCAGGCGCGCATGCTCGTCTACCTGCCGCAGGACGAACCCGTCGCCACCTACCCGATCGTGGTCGCCAACATCCTTGCCTCGGCACTGGACGCGTTGGCCGAGCTGCTGGCTGCGCGCGTCGCTGCCGGTGGCCGCATTGCCCTGTCCGGCATCCTTCACGGCCAGGAAGGTGAACTGCTGCAGCGCTATGCCGCATGGTTCGATGACCTGCAGGCCACCCAGGATGGCGACTGGATGCGCATCACCGGCATGCGCCGCGCCTGATCGTGGTTGAATGACTGCTGGATCCGAGCCCGCACCCTGAGCATGTCCGAGCCGAACCCACCGCGACGCCCCCTGGCGACCTTCCTGCACACCGCGCCGGAAGGTGGGCCCGTGCCTGCGACCGATGCGCGCACGCAGGACCCGGACGAACACGCGCTGCCTGCCATGCAGGTGCCAACCGGGCCTGCCGAAGCGGCGCATGTGGCGGCGGCAGGGATGCAGCACGACGATGCGCCTGTCATCGTTGATGAAACTGCGGCCATCGCGCCGGCACCGGTTGCAGTGCCGGCAACGGTGGCTGCCGCTGATGCGCCGAGTTTCCTTGGCAGCGCGCGCCCCCGCAACCTGCCGGCACCCCGCTGGCACTGGCTGCTGGTTGCGGGGCTGGCGCTGCTGCTGCTGCTGCAGAGCGTGCTTGCCGACCGTGCGCGGCTGGCCGCCGACGCCGGCAATCGTGCATGGCTGGGCACGCTCTGCGGCGTCCTGCACTGCAGCCTGCCGGCCTGGCACGAACCCACCGCCTTCACCATGACCAGCCGCGAGATCCGGCCGCTGCCCGGGCAGGCCGGTGTGCTGCAGGTCCAGGCCAGCATCCGCAACGACGCACGCTGGGCACAGGCGTGGCCGGACCTCCGCCTGTCACTGTCCGATGCCGATGGCCGGGTGATCGGCAGTGGTGTGTTCACGCCTGCGCAGTACCTGGGAGAGAACCCCGGCGCGGCCCTGCTGGAACCGGGCCAGAGCGCGCGCGTCGCCTTCCGTGTGCAGGAGCCCGCCGCATCCACCGTCGCATTCACCTTCGACTTCCTCTGACCGTGAAAAGGCGACCGGCCGTGGCAGGCCGGGCACGCTCGCGCTAGACTGGCCGCCACCACCTCGTCCGGCCGCGCGCTCCGCGCGCACGGGCCAACCGAATCGGGAACCCCCTTGAACGCTGTCCTTTCTCGTCCTGACAACAGTCGTGGCGCTCCCCGGCCACCGCTGCGTGAACACGTCGCCCAGTCCGTGCGCCGCTACCTGCGTGACCTTGATGGCTGCGATGCGGACGATGTCTACGAGATCGTGCTGCGCGAGATGGA is a genomic window containing:
- the prmA gene encoding 50S ribosomal protein L11 methyltransferase codes for the protein MPFLELTLRCTEATQPRYENALEDVGALAVTLLDAEADTSNEQAILEPGVGETPLWDTLVPSALFPADSNALLLLAALESFDPELDWSSGSFRAVEDEDWERAWLDQFQPMDFGSRTWIVPWNHELPEAAQAADAAVVRLDPGLAFGSGTHPTTALCLRWLDQLAVDGLLQGQRVLDFGCGSGILALAALKLGAAEAIGVDNDPQALVATADNAERNGEQARMLVYLPQDEPVATYPIVVANILASALDALAELLAARVAAGGRIALSGILHGQEGELLQRYAAWFDDLQATQDGDWMRITGMRRA
- the accC gene encoding acetyl-CoA carboxylase biotin carboxylase subunit; this encodes MLDKVVIANRGEIALRILRACHTLGIRTVAVHSTVDRNLKHVAMADESVCIGPAPSPQSYLNIPALIAAAEVTDAQAIHPGYGFLSENADFAERVEESGFIFIGPKADTIRMMGDKVEAIRAMKSAGVPCVPGSGGPLGDDIVANTKIAREIGYPVIIKAAGGGGGRGMRVVHAEASLKTSIETTKSEAKAAFGNGEVYMEKFLENPRHVEIQVLADGQGNAIHLGERDCSMQRRHQKVVEEAPAPGITAEQREQIGKVCTEACVRIGYRGAGTFEFLYEDGRFYFIEMNTRIQVEHPVTEMVTGIDLVAEQLKIAAGQKLSIKQSDVVLTGHAIECRINAEDAETFVPSPGTITGFHPPGGPGVRVDTHIYSGYRVPSNYDSMIGKLIVHGPDRETAIARMRVALSEMVVDGIKTNIALQQRIMRDKGFQAGGQNIHYLEKRLAERKNKPIALT
- a CDS encoding DUF3426 domain-containing protein, whose product is MSEPNPPRRPLATFLHTAPEGGPVPATDARTQDPDEHALPAMQVPTGPAEAAHVAAAGMQHDDAPVIVDETAAIAPAPVAVPATVAAADAPSFLGSARPRNLPAPRWHWLLVAGLALLLLLQSVLADRARLAADAGNRAWLGTLCGVLHCSLPAWHEPTAFTMTSREIRPLPGQAGVLQVQASIRNDARWAQAWPDLRLSLSDADGRVIGSGVFTPAQYLGENPGAALLEPGQSARVAFRVQEPAASTVAFTFDFL
- the fis gene encoding DNA-binding transcriptional regulator Fis, giving the protein MNAVLSRPDNSRGAPRPPLREHVAQSVRRYLRDLDGCDADDVYEIVLREMEIPLFVEVLNHCEGNQSRAAAMLGIHRATLRKKLKEYGISA